ggaggaaggggatggCTGGATGGAGAGAGGTGGGAGCAGGAGGGGGGCTGGAGACCGTCCTTCCTAGGACAGCCCCACTAACAGTAGTCAGTATGTGGGCTTGGGGACACACCAGCTGTCCTCAGGGAGTTTGTTTTTGGATGCGGTGATGACCTCCAAGGTGGAGGCAGGAAAGGACCCAGTCATGGCAGTGGTGCTAACACCTGCGCGGTACTCCTTACCAACCTGCCATGGAGCTGTGTGACCTGTATATAACCAGCTGGTGCCCTCCAAGCCTGATCCCTCCATGCAAGGTGTTAGGTTACAATGACTCTGCACCCTCCTGTGCCTGGCAGCCAAGGGCCTGCAGATActacctccctccctctctgtgaCCAGGGGGAGCGCATCTGCCTGATCCGCAAGGTGAATGAGCACTGGTACGAGGGCCGCATCTCGGGCACCGGgcgccagggcatcttccccgcCAGCTACGTGCAGGTGACCCGGGAGCCCCGGGTCCGGCTCTGTGATGACGGCCCCCAGCTCCCTGCATCTCCCCGCCTGCCCACCGCCCGCCTGGTCTGTCGCCCCAGCTCTCCTTTAACGCCACGCAGCCCAGCTGACCCCACTGACTGGGGGGTCCAGACCTCCCCCCGCCGCACcggcttctccctccctccccaggagtCCAGACCCCAGACCCAGGTAAGGTGACCTGCCTCAGACCCGAGAGTGAGCCCTGCTCCCTGTGCTGTATTCCCCGTTCCTGGAGGCTCTGTGTTGTGGAATTCCCCCAACTGCTCAGGATAGTCTAGTGGGGTGACTGAAGAGAACCTTGTGTTGCAGTCCTTGAGGACCCCAGACCCTGGAGCTGCAGCCCAGGGAGGCAGGGGTCTCTAGATGGGACCCCCAAACCAGCACAGGCCTCCTGACCTTCCAGAGTCCACTCTTGGGATTTACCTGTATCAGCGTCTTGGGACAGGGTGTGCTGGGAGCCGGGGTGTCTGCCATtcacctgctgtgtgaccttgggcagatgaCTTACCTTCTCTGGGTTTGGGTTTCCTCACTTGTAGAATGGGGACAGCGAGTCCCACTGCAGAGGGTGGTTAGTAGGAAGTAGCTGATGGGCAATGATGGCCATTGGTCGTCATGCTGACATTGACCACAGACAAGGGCATGTGCTCCTATGTTCATCCCTCACTCAGCAAACTGTTATGGGCAGATAGAGCCCATGCACAGGactcctcctgctcccagctcTGTGCACACGTACAGATCAGCCACCTCCCCTACCTGGGCCCAACTTCCCAGTACCTGTGAGGTTACAGTCAGACAGGTCTCCCTGTACTATGGGGACTGCAAGATGAGATGAGGCAGCGTGGGATGCTGTTCCTGGGGAAAGGGGCAGGCCGGTTCATGCCTCCTTCCTCATGTTTGCATGTGCCCACCTGCCCTCCTATGGACCCAGAGTCTCAGCACCCCCAGGTCAGCTCTGTCCCATCCTGGAGGCTCCAGCCATCCCCCGGACCTGGGGACCTCATCCTCTACCACCAGCGAGATACACTGGACCCCGTGAGTACCATCTGGGACGCTTGGTCGGGGTTGGGGGCTACTCCACAGGCAGTGTTGAGCACATACTAATTTACTCCTCCCTACCCAGGATGGAGTTGGGAAATTTCTCCTAAGGAGTGCTTGTCCTTATAGTGCTTACGGGTGATTTTAGTGGGGTGTGTGCGGGGCAGGGGGTGCGGGAGTGGGAGGACACTTGCCTGCAGTGTTCCTGACCTGTCCCTCCCAGCTCTGGGCCTGAGAGCAAGCCTCCCACACTGGGCACCTCTCCCCTCCATCTCTCACTGGGTTTCCAGGGCTGAGGTCAGTGTGGGTGTGTGCGCAAAGTGGAACACAGATTTGAAGGCATTGAGAGCTCAGGGGAGGTGGAGTGTGGGTGATTAGGGTTTGGAGAGCAAGGAGCAGGCCTCGGATGGAGGCACTGAAGCTGGAAAGAATCGCCATGCCCAGAGCTGGGCCAGAGACTAATGGGAGCATGGAGggacctgggaaattccaagaatGTGTCCACCTTGGTTCGGGACTAGCCAGGCCTGGTCTGGGGAGGGGTTAGGGTCCTGGTGGTTGCTATGGCAATGTTTCCTGTAGGTACCGGGCGATGTACCAGTACAGGCCCCAGAATGAGGATGAGCTGGAACTGCGGGAGGGGGACCGTGTGGACGTTATGCAGCAGTGTGACGACGGCTGGTTTGTGGGTAGGTGGGCCTGGCGGGCAGGCTGGGGGCAGGTGCATCTCAGAGTTCTAGGGGACTGAGCTGGGGGACAGGCCAGAAAGGGTATCTCAGAGTCCTGGGGGGAGGGCCTGGGGGAGAGGCCAGAAAGGTTATCTCAGGATCCTGTGGGGATTTGAGTGGCTGCTCCTGCCTGCCAGGACTGGTTCAGCAAAGATTCATGGGCTGACCACCTCCCacccttccagcccagcactggcTGCTTTCCCAAAGCCAGCACTCTGTTGTTCTCATTCCCTGAAGAAGGGTGAGGCCTGGGAGGAAACCAGACTTGCTCAGGGTCATTGTTGAAGCCAGTGGGACTCAGGGATTCCTGACCCCCAGGCCTCTGTTCCTTCCATCATACACCTGTGTCTGGGGAGCAGTCCTTGGGTGGGAGGGTTGTGGGGGGACTTGTCTCCTGAGACGCTGAGCCCTTGGTGGAGAGGACCAAGTCTCACACCTgtgtgtccccacccccaccacccagagCTAGAAGCTAGCTCTCTCACCcccaagagaagagagaggaaaaagatcTGAGCCCTCAAGGCTGACTCAAGGGCAGCTCAGGCAAGGACTAAAGCAGGAAGTCTCAGGTTGGCCTTGGCCTGGTTCACGGTGACCACTCAGCATGCTTTTTTCCCAGAGTGAGCGGGTCAGGTCCAGGCTGCAGCTTCAGGGGATGGGGTCATCCCTAGAGAGCAGTGAGCATCCAGAAGCTCTAGCTCAACAGGCTCCAGGGCCTGAAGGGTTGCGGGGGTACCTTGGgaggagtggccacaggagtgaCAGCCTTCCTCTCTCATCTGAATCCAGCACCTCAGTGCTGACCACCCTTCTGACACACCAGTAACTATGAAGCACCAGCTTattaaaatggggcttcccaggtggtgctagtggtaaagaatgcgcctgccaatgtagatgtaagagatgcgggtttgatccctgggttgggaagatcccctggaggagggcttggcaactcgCTCTGGtatttatgcctggagaatcccatggacagaagaacctggcgggctatagtccatagggtcgcaaagagtcagacacaactgaagggacttaacacacacacacacacacacaccacacacaccccaaacacacacacaccacacacaccccaaacacacacacacacacagagcttgtTAGCAGTCCTTTCCTTGGATGGGTGGGCTTGAgggcacattctttttttttcatttacaagtTTTATTCCATGCAGTTAACTTTTTGTATCTTCAAAgtcaatttactttaaaaaattagtatttcTTATTCATCATAAaatccatccccctcccccaaggAAACCAAATTCATGGAAGGAGTAATTTAGGTctaaggtgttagttgctcagttgtgtccgactctttgcaaccccatggactgtagcttgccaggttcctctgtccatgggatttcccaggtaagaatgctagagtgggtaaccattccgtcctccaggggatcttcccaacccagggatccaacctgggtctcctgcattgcaggcagattcttcaccatctgagccagcagggaagcccagttgtcaattttttggctacaccacacggcttgtggtatcttagttccctgaccaggaatagaacatgcatcctctgcattggaagcacggagtcttaaccactggactggggGCAGCTGAAATAGGTACTATAGGTTTGTGACAAAGGctttgtagcccaccatgctgtACATATATGGCAAAATGGCAGCACTTTGTGCGTGAGTgcaaagtcgctcagctgtgtccaactctttgcaaccttatggactatacccaccagggtcctctctccatgggcttctccaggcaagaatactggagtttgttgccatgccctcctccagggggtcttcccgacccaaggattgaaccctcatctcttacgtctcctacattggcagtcgggttctttacTCTTAGCACCACCTGATCAAGTTCACCTAAATGAAGTCTTGGGGACACATTCTAATTTTAGTCTGTAcacttctgcatttttttctttttttacaactCCTATTAAAGATAAGAGGAAAAAGTACCACTTTTGTGGAATAAGCCCCAAGGGCTTTTTTAGAGGGAAGGTTGAGAACAGTTGTCTTCTCAGTTACACtggcacatttcaagtgctcatcAGCCACATGTGAGTATCATTTTGGACAGTGcagatcagggaaggcttcctggaggaactgAGGGAGGCGGTGGAAGGATttggggaggcagagaggagaagggaggcccTCTAGGGAGGGGAAGAGTATCAGTAAGGCCTAGGGGCAAGAGGGCCCTCAGCTGCTCACGGAAGTGGGTGGCTGCCTGAGGGGAAGGGACGGtcagaactttaatttaattttattttcctgtagcTCCTAGCATTTCTCTTCCTCTACCCCAGGACACAAATTTTGGGGGGTTGTAGTAGACAGAAGCCTGGATTTTGGTCCCGCTTCTACCTCTGAGCAGCTGAATGCTTTGGGGGAATTGACATGGCCTTGTCATATACCTTACCTGCCCCATCTCTAAAATTAGGGTGTCATACTAGACCAGTGAGATTCCTCCCTACTTAAGTTCTGTGATTCATTCTCCTGCTTCCTTGCTTTCCTGAGGGGTTATTCAGGGCTGTGTGCAAAGTTATGCACAGTTGGTTGAGTGCTCAGATTCGCCCATCATTATCAACATCATGATGCGTGGCTGGGCCCATCTTGGAGGCTTCTGCTTCTAGGGGCCAAGAGTGAGGAAAAGTAgactcctccttccctgggaccTGGATTCCACCTGCAGTTCTGGGTActgccagcagagggcagggctctcacttccccaccaccaccactagctCACCCCattcctgtttttaaaagtgGGGAatgttctttctgtctttcctctttCAGGTGTCTCCAGGAGGACCCAGAAATTTGGGACATTCCCTGGAAATTATGTAGCCCCGGTGTGAGTGGTCTCCGTGGCAACTCAGAGCCCAcccaggatggggtggggaacagAGCACTtatgggagggagagaggaccCCCCCTACACATACCCCTCCCCCAGGACCTGAGCTGCTGGCATCTGCAGACAAGCCCAGCAGTCTTTCCTACAGAACCTCCCTTGAAGCCCCCTGGACTGATTCCCACCCACGACTCACAAGCATTCCTCTAACAGCCCTTTtatttcctccccttccccactccccaaaTATAGAGGTCTGCTTTGAAGTGGAGACTGTTTCAGGCCTTATTGAGACCAGACCCCTGAGTCCCCCACCCCACTATGGCGTTTCCTTTTAACAGGGACCGGCTCCCAGCTTTACCCCCATGGGGTTCCTCTAACAAGAACCAGCTTCCTAACCTAATAGAGACCAAAGGCCGCCTGTGCCTGGAGGGCTTTCTCCCTTGTCACTGCAGCTTGCTTGCcatcctctctgcctccctgcctccagctggGCCTGGGAGTGTGGTGGGGGATGGACACGACTCTTCCTTAGTATTTGCTGCCTGGCAAGAGGTCTTGCCTGAAGGCTCCCTCTTCCCAAAGGCTGCCAAACCCTGCGCCTGGGCCGTGCTCATCATTCCGGCTGCCTTGGTGCCCAGGAAGAGCGGGGCTTCCAAGGACTGGCCTGTCCCAGATGTATTCCAGGGAAACGGGTATGTGCTGTCCTCCTGCCAGCCCAGCAGCCCTCAAGTCCCCCCTGGAAGCAGAGAATGTAAAATAAATCTGGGTACCAGGGACCTTGCCTTCCTGTCCTTTTTCTTTGGGTTATGGTGAGGGCTCCTCCCTCTTAGGATTATGGGAATTCTTTCTGCCGTAGGCTGATCTGGGAATCAAGTGGGATGTgaatgagtgagtgtgtgtgtgtgtgtgtgaaagggaAGGCTGGAAAAGCACCATCATTATCTCTAAAGATCTCAGGTCTCAGGAAGGATTGGGCAGCCTGGAGGATCTGGCAAGCTGTGCTGAGAGAACTAACATCACAGGGAGCAGGGCAATACCTGATTGTGGGGAGAAACCAGAGATGGGAGCGGAAGGTGGCCTCATTTGCAGCAGTTTGATCCTGGAGCTGCCATGGGGTTGCTGAACTAGACATTTCTGTTTGCTCTGCTcctcatgttttctttctctgggctCTCGTGTgtttgtttactttcttttttgggctTGGGTTTTTGAGCAATCGATGGCAGGAAGCTGGGAGTGGTGGAGCACAGCTAGCCAAGGCCAATCTTCTGGCCCGAGGACAAAGTCCTGGGGCCTGGCGGTGCCTGAGGGGGCACAGTCTGGGCCTGGCTGCTCTCATTAGGAAGGAAAGCTCCAttccttggccactgctgagagaTGAGCCAAGTGTAAGGTGCTACCTACATGTTTGATGTAAGCATCCCAACTGGCAAGTTATAGGTCTGTTTTACAGCAGgagagactgaggcagagaaaTTAAGTTGTCTGGGTCACATCATATTAAAATGCTGAAGTCAGGTCTGATGATTGTTGCTGCCTCTCTGCACAGCCTACCAAATGCCCGGGCAGTTCTTGTCcagaggccctggagaaggaaggtcaTGCATGAGGTCCCTGAGGCGGGCCTGGGCTGGGCCTCTCTCACATTCTTCCTGGCAATCATGTCATCTGGGCCTGTCACTTAGGGCACCCCCACCCAAGGTGGGTGGGAAGAGGTGATGGTTCCTAATTCTGTCAAGACAGGTGGGAGAGGTCTGTGAATGATGGGGCTGTGGCCAGTCCCTGGCAGGTTCCTTGAGCCTGGGTGTGGCCTGGGCTCCAGTGTTGGTTAAACAGCAGCCTGAAGAATGAGACATGCTTTCAGTCCTCCGTCCACCCCAGTCCTCGCCATGGTCTGCTGATAGGGTGGCAGACCCAGCCCATGCCGTGGAAGTGACCCTTCTCCATGAACCTGTTAGCCTG
Above is a window of Bos indicus isolate NIAB-ARS_2022 breed Sahiwal x Tharparkar chromosome 8, NIAB-ARS_B.indTharparkar_mat_pri_1.0, whole genome shotgun sequence DNA encoding:
- the SORBS3 gene encoding vinexin isoform X7, translated to MADGGSPFLGRRDFVYPSSARDPSASDPGGSPARKEEKKRKAARLKFDFQAQSPKELTLKKGDIVYIHKEVDKNWLEGEHHGRLGIFPANYVEVLPADEIPKPIKPPTYQVLEYGEAVAQYNFKGDLEVELSFRKGERICLIRKVNEHWYEGRISGTGRQGIFPASYVQVTREPRVRLCDDGPQLPASPRLPTARLVCRPSSPLTPRSPADPTDWGVQTSPRRTGFSLPPQESRPQTQSLSTPRSALSHPGGSSHPPDLGTSSSTTSEIHWTPYRAMYQYRPQNEDELELREGDRVDVMQQCDDGWFVGVSRRTQKFGTFPGNYVAPV